CAATACAAATGTTAAGAGAGTCAGAGTAAGGGTTTATGGCTTACCTAAAGGTTTAAGATGGAGTATTATAATTGATGGACGAAAATACTATTTCTTTACTAACAGTGCAACAGTAAATATTACTAATAATAAACATTGTATGTTTTATGTAGAGAATATCATAGAAGGGAGTGACATATATATTCCTAAACCCGATAGTGGAATAATTAGCAACAATTTATTAGAAATATATTTTATAAAGACAACTAATATACCAAATATTGATAATTGGAATCCGAAGATATGGGTAGGAAGAAAAATAAACGATTACGAAGTTATAGATGTCATAGCTTTAGGTGGTAGTTCTTTTGTGCTAAAAGTTAAGAAGGAAGGTAATTTATATGCAATGAAAATACCTAAAATAAATAAAAGCAACAGAGGGGAAACGAGGGTTAATGCACACAACCTCATATTAAATCTTGGTAAAGAATTCGTTAACCTTCAGGAAATCTCGTATAAGTCTCAAAATGTAGTTAAGTTATTTGCTATAAGTGAAATAAATGTGGATAATATAATTAAAATCGAAAAGGGTGATAGTTATCTTTACTTAACGAAACCTCCCTATATAGTCATGGAGCTAATGGATGGTGGAAATGCTTTTGATATTCTAAAAATGGTGAAGAAAGACAAGGATTGGTATAAGGTTGTAGCACTTATAGTTAAAAATGTTGCAAAAGCACTAGAAATAATACATTCTTCTAATTACGTTCATTTAGATGTCAAGCCACAAAATATTTACTTTAGTAAATTTCCAGGCAAGACTGATAGGGAAATTCTTATGAATTTAATTAGCGGTAAGGTATTAGTTAAACTAGGAGATTTGGGCTCAGCTAGAAGAATCGGCGAAAGAATTGAAGATTTCACAGAATTCTATTGTCCTATAGAACAAATAGAGGCAGTTATACTAAAAAATCAAGGTGCTTCGCCTAGCATGGACATATTTGCTCTAGGAGCAACTGCTTATAAGCTTCTCTTTGACGAATATGTGTATCCTAAAGACTATTATGACGCTATAGGAAAAGCAATTGAAGAATATGAGAAAGGTGGGAATTACTTGAACTACCTCAGAATAGCTAAACGGTACATGTATCTGCCTAAAATAAGCAATTTACCGATGTGGTTTAGTAATTTATTATACGAAATGTTTTTACAAAAAACTAACGCAAGATCAATCTACATTACCATAGAACGTAACTTATATTAGTTCTAAAATCACTGGCGCATGATCAGAACCTAGGACTTCAACTAAAATGTCAGCGTTTTTTATTCTATCTTTTATTTCTTCTGATACTAAACAATAATCTAATCGTAATCCTAAATTTCTCTCCCTAGCATTCATCATGTAACTCCACCAACTATATTTCCTCTGATTTGGATGAAAATACCTAAACGTGTCAATATAACCTAAGGAGAGGAAATGAGAGAGCCATGCTCTTTCTTGTGGCGTTAAACCTGGCATGGAAGGATCTCCATAAGCTGCATCTATATTTTGATGAGCGATATTGAAATCTCCACAAATTACTACTGGCTTATTTTTTCTAAGCTGCTCAGAGAATTTCTCAATCGCAGAATTAAATTTAAGCTTAAAATCTAATCTCTCTAGCTTATCTCCTGCCCTAGGAAAATATGAATTTACAACGAAGAAGTCTTCCAGTTCTATACTAATTACTCTACCCTCACTATCAAATTCCTCGATCCCTAGTCCCTTAATTACGTTTAATGGTTTTATTTTACTTAATGTCATGACACCACTATAACCCCTTCTCTTAGATGGAAAGGAGAAAATACTATAACCCATCATTATAAAATCAAGCGGAACTAAATCACCTCTAGTCTCTTGAAACATTATTATATCGAAATTGTT
The nucleotide sequence above comes from Sulfolobus tengchongensis. Encoded proteins:
- a CDS encoding protein kinase domain-containing protein; translated protein: MLMGKPQNIELIKKNLARSGIFVSIVVPLIGYILYGIALGSVGYSILAGIFYTFMLYSPFLFSSSVLPLSIISYLLGSLSLYKAYRHGRKIAVLPVTLSCSMIVFYAINIFLNLLSIHLVTLILVGLYELGNLSQLLIWRDNTNVKRVRVRVYGLPKGLRWSIIIDGRKYYFFTNSATVNITNNKHCMFYVENIIEGSDIYIPKPDSGIISNNLLEIYFIKTTNIPNIDNWNPKIWVGRKINDYEVIDVIALGGSSFVLKVKKEGNLYAMKIPKINKSNRGETRVNAHNLILNLGKEFVNLQEISYKSQNVVKLFAISEINVDNIIKIEKGDSYLYLTKPPYIVMELMDGGNAFDILKMVKKDKDWYKVVALIVKNVAKALEIIHSSNYVHLDVKPQNIYFSKFPGKTDREILMNLISGKVLVKLGDLGSARRIGERIEDFTEFYCPIEQIEAVILKNQGASPSMDIFALGATAYKLLFDEYVYPKDYYDAIGKAIEEYEKGGNYLNYLRIAKRYMYLPKISNLPMWFSNLLYEMFLQKTNARSIYITIERNLY
- a CDS encoding exodeoxyribonuclease III, with the protein product MKIVSWNINGIRAALKKNLLEFVQANNFDIIMFQETRGDLVPLDFIMMGYSIFSFPSKRRGYSGVMTLSKIKPLNVIKGLGIEEFDSEGRVISIELEDFFVVNSYFPRAGDKLERLDFKLKFNSAIEKFSEQLRKNKPVVICGDFNIAHQNIDAAYGDPSMPGLTPQERAWLSHFLSLGYIDTFRYFHPNQRKYSWWSYMMNARERNLGLRLDYCLVSEEIKDRIKNADILVEVLGSDHAPVILELI